In the genome of Mycteria americana isolate JAX WOST 10 ecotype Jacksonville Zoo and Gardens chromosome 7, USCA_MyAme_1.0, whole genome shotgun sequence, one region contains:
- the LOC142413126 gene encoding uncharacterized protein LOC142413126 has product MARHRACAAVPTVGGRAAAASPRACAVEARPHRCSGNGRSGKPAGNHTEPATKLHLVPRRSAGAAAAARTTPRRTRPTAVRLPCSPVRKNYSSRHALANTARPPSSRGPEDYTSRHAPGTNMADRKPRALGLQLPARRESRPSLPADPAGTPFPPCPATAPRRPAEPPARRRVAPAARLRLQTDSPRRRLRHGAAPLPPPLRASATDPAPSSGLSRDPPVDRAALPPDPEFPPGATRPSVQPQPGNARRPLRSSLGSHRPLRGHPGRAAPAPPPAATP; this is encoded by the exons ATGGCgcgccaccgcgcatgcgcggcagTCCCGACCGTCGGTGgacgggcggcagcagcgagcccaAGGGCATGCGCTGTCGAGGCCCGGCCGCACCGCTGTTCGGGGAACGGGCGCAGCGGGAAGCCCGCAGGAAACCACACGGAGCCGGCAACAAAACTACACCTCGtgccgcgccgctccgcgggggccgcggcggcagcAAGGACTACGCCGCGCCGCACGCGCCCGACAGCAGTgcggctgccctgcagcccagtcCGCAaaaactacagctcccggcatgcatTGGCAAACACAGCGCGGCCGCCCAGCAGCCGAGGGCCAGAAGACTACACCTCCCGGCATGCTCCGGGAACCAACATGGCCGACCGGAAGCCCCGTGCCctaggactacagctcccggcacgCCGCGAGAGCCGGCCTTCCCTGCCGGCTGACCCCGCGGGGACACcgttccccccctgccccgccaccgccccccgccggccTGCCGAGCCCCCAGCGCGGCGCCGGGtagcccccgccgcccggctccggctccagACAGACagtccccgccgccggctccgacACGgcgcagcccccctgcccccgccgctcCGAGCCTCTGCCACTGACCCCGCGCCCTCCTCGGGGCTTTCCCGGGACCCGCCGGTCGATCGTGCGGCCCTGCCACCGGACCCAGAGTTCCCCCCCGGTGCTACCCGCCCCTCG GTGCAGCCGCAGCCCGGCAACGCTCGGCGACCGCTCCGCTCCTCCCTTGGCTCACACCGGCCCCTCCGCGGCCacccgggcagggcagcaccagccccgccACCGGCAGCCACCCCTTGA